From the Oncorhynchus keta strain PuntledgeMale-10-30-2019 unplaced genomic scaffold, Oket_V2 Un_scaffold_2149_pilon_pilon, whole genome shotgun sequence genome, the window accagccaggtCCAGGTAAACaccagccaggtgaataccagccaggtgaataccagccaggtgaataccagccaggtgaataccagccaggtgaataccagccaggtCCAGGTAAACaccagccaggtgaataccagccaggtgaataccaaccaggtgaataccagccaggtgaataccagccaggtgaacaccagccaggtgaataccagccaggtCCAGGTAAACaccagccaggtgaataccagccaactgaacaccagccaggtgaataccagccaggtCCAGGTAAACaccagccaggtgaataccagccaggtgaataccagccaggtgaataccagccaggtgaataccagcCAGATCCAGGTAAACaccagccaggtgaataccagccaggtgaataccagccaggtgaacaccagccaggtgaataccagccaggtCCAGGTAAACaccagccaggtgaataccagccaggtgaataccagccaggtgaataccagccaggtgaacaccagccaggtgaataccagccaggtCCAGGTAAACACCAGCCAGGTGAACaccagccaggtgaataccagccaggtgaataccagccagatgaacaccagccaggtgaacaccagccaggtgaataccagccaggtgaataccagccaggtaaacaccagccaggtgaacaccagccaggtgaataccagccaggtgaataccagccaggtgAACACCAGCCAGGTGAATACCTGCCAGGCCCAGGTAAACaccagccaggtgaataccagccaggtgAAATACCAGCCAGGTGAAATAACAGCCAGGTGAACACCAGCCAGGTGAACaccagccaggtgaataccagccaggtg encodes:
- the LOC127928131 gene encoding protein PF3D7_1417600-like, whose translation is MEDYEEERRKRWFVIGIYQQSGSQVNTSQVCTSQLNTSQVNTSQVNTSQVNTSQVNTSQVQVNTSQVNTSQVQVNTSQVNTSQVNTSQVNTSQVQVNTSQVNTSQVNTSQVNTSQVNTSQVNTSQVQVNTSQVNTSQVNTNQVNTSQVNTSQVNTSQVNTSQVQVNTSQVNTSQLNTSQVNTSQVQVNTSQVNTSQVNTSQVNTSQVNTSQIQVNTSQVNTSQVNTSQVNTSQVNTSQVQVNTSQVNTSQVNTSQVNTSQVNTSQVNTSQVQVNTSQVNTSQVNTSQVNTSQMNTSQVNTSQVNTSQVNTSQVNTSQVNTSQVNTSQVNTSQVNTSQVNTCQAQVNTSQVNTSQVKYQPGEITAR